ACTGCACCCTCTTCAAATTTCTCTTTAAATCCTAAAAGTGTAACAGCTAAAGCAGTTAAAGATGGATTATGACCTACTAGTAACATAGTATCAACTGTATCATAAGTATATGTGATAGTTTCTATTAGCTCATTTACAAATGCCATATATAAAACTTCATTTAGCATAATAGTTTTGTTATATCCTAACTCACTTGCAAAAATTTCCGCTGTGTGTCTTGTTCTTACTGCTGGACTGGCTACTATTAAATCAATTTGATGATTTTCCAAAGCCAATTTTTGAGCCATTTGAGTTGCTTTTTCTATACCTTCTTTAGTTAATTCAGTATCATAATCATATTCGTTTTGTGTCTCTTTTTGTTTTGTTGTGTGTCTTACTATAAAAAGTTTTTTCATTTTTCCCTACTTTAAATAAAAATGCCAGATTTTAACTATATTTTTATAAATTAATAATAAAATAATCAAAAATATCTATAAGGAAATATTGTTAATGTTTAGAAAAATTTTGAAAACTATATTTTTTATTATCTTATCAATATTTTTATTTGTAGTTGTATATTTATTAAGTGAAACTATTCTTTCAAAAATTACAACAAATTATTCAAAAAATGAAAATCTAGATTATGAA
Above is a genomic segment from Aliarcobacter cryaerophilus containing:
- a CDS encoding SixA phosphatase family protein, which codes for MKKLFIVRHTTKQKETQNEYDYDTELTKEGIEKATQMAQKLALENHQIDLIVASPAVRTRHTAEIFASELGYNKTIMLNEVLYMAFVNELIETITYTYDTVDTMLLVGHNPSLTALAVTLLGFKEKFEEGAVMQIEFNCNSWIDIDKNNAKLISYTIPK